One window of the Pseudobdellovibrionaceae bacterium genome contains the following:
- a CDS encoding c-type cytochrome translates to MKSKLIILALMVTTLLGWSPVWAASYDESKSGEFVLKCFGCHGRNGVTGYTGFPNLAGQSETYLFNQLKTFRDGHRQDITMNAMPFMVKDLSDDDLLGLAGIFTSFPDEIVQMNKLTKSEAELFKKGEEIIGGTKTTCRFCHLANSSQDAPTVPEYPVLVGQQKGYLINQIKAFRDGVRWSPIMNADLVGELTDEEVEAIAVYLRYKKAQ, encoded by the coding sequence ATGAAGTCAAAGTTGATTATTCTCGCACTAATGGTTACCACCCTTTTAGGTTGGAGTCCGGTATGGGCAGCGAGCTATGATGAGTCGAAGTCCGGCGAGTTTGTGCTAAAGTGTTTTGGCTGTCATGGAAGAAATGGAGTAACTGGCTACACCGGCTTTCCAAACTTAGCCGGACAAAGTGAAACCTATCTATTTAATCAGCTAAAGACCTTTCGCGACGGTCATCGTCAGGACATTACCATGAATGCCATGCCCTTTATGGTAAAAGACTTGTCCGACGACGATCTGTTGGGCTTGGCCGGTATCTTCACGAGTTTTCCCGACGAAATCGTACAAATGAACAAACTTACAAAGAGCGAAGCTGAGTTGTTCAAAAAAGGTGAAGAGATTATAGGCGGTACCAAAACTACTTGTCGCTTCTGTCATTTGGCAAATAGCAGTCAAGATGCTCCAACCGTGCCCGAGTATCCTGTTTTGGTTGGCCAGCAAAAGGGGTATTTAATTAATCAAATAAAGGCTTTCCGTGATGGGGTACGGTGGTCGCCAATTATGAATGCTGACCTAGTAGGTGAGTTGACCGATGAGGAAGTGGAAGCTATCGCTGTGTATTTAAGATATAAGAAGGCTCAATGA
- a CDS encoding c-type cytochrome: MNFSDRPTLAGFLSIFVLFVLFVLPQTGCHPNGPHKPVVQSTIGSGAPGEKMNFEEVSGLFKVRCSRCHPSVSAPDWSIKEQAEAYVSNGKLYKRVIEQKTMPQPGSPEASAMNDEERSLILDWIRSVSSPDGGGPGNPPPPPPSKLAVLETCLNCHGGELGFPGQVGTPSLEGLSESYLSDQLKAFASGERRSPSMEGVASSLTRDEVKYLANHFSRLSRQARPWPGSIENVRAKVRAGEELATTYGCLGCHGSEGARANPMYPLLVGQDVQYTSSQLTAFLSGGRPGMLMPAILSGMDPSPTEDDMENLAVYFKSLLVSESQ; the protein is encoded by the coding sequence GTGAATTTTTCTGACCGCCCAACTCTGGCGGGGTTTCTGTCCATATTTGTTTTGTTTGTTTTGTTTGTTTTGCCTCAAACAGGATGCCATCCAAATGGCCCTCACAAGCCGGTGGTCCAGTCGACCATTGGCTCGGGTGCACCCGGCGAGAAGATGAATTTTGAGGAGGTAAGCGGCCTGTTTAAGGTCCGTTGTTCTCGTTGTCATCCAAGCGTTTCTGCCCCCGACTGGTCGATCAAGGAGCAGGCGGAGGCTTACGTTAGTAATGGCAAGTTATACAAACGGGTTATTGAGCAGAAAACAATGCCACAACCTGGAAGTCCGGAAGCTTCCGCGATGAATGACGAGGAAAGATCTCTCATTCTTGATTGGATTCGCTCAGTTTCTTCACCTGATGGTGGTGGTCCGGGAAATCCACCCCCGCCGCCGCCAAGTAAATTGGCCGTTCTGGAGACTTGTCTCAATTGTCATGGCGGGGAGCTCGGTTTTCCTGGGCAGGTGGGTACACCTTCTCTGGAGGGCCTTAGCGAGAGTTACTTGAGTGATCAGCTCAAGGCCTTTGCTTCGGGTGAGCGGCGCAGTCCCAGCATGGAGGGAGTGGCTTCATCATTAACTCGGGATGAGGTTAAATATTTAGCCAACCATTTTAGCCGCCTCTCGCGACAGGCGCGACCTTGGCCGGGAAGTATAGAGAACGTAAGGGCGAAGGTTCGGGCCGGCGAAGAACTGGCAACAACATATGGTTGCTTGGGTTGCCACGGGTCTGAGGGTGCTCGGGCAAATCCAATGTACCCTTTGTTGGTGGGTCAGGATGTCCAATATACAAGTAGTCAGTTGACGGCATTCTTGTCGGGAGGGCGGCCAGGGATGCTAATGCCAGCCATTCTAAGTGGGATGGACCCTTCACCAACTGAGGACGATATGGAGAACCTGGCCGTGTATTTCAAAAGTTTGTTGGTATCTGAGTCTCAATAA